The genomic segment AGGCCAGAGCCGTACCAGACAGGAGAGCAGCGCCAGCAAGGGCGATCATCATCTTTTTCATCTTTATGCCTTTACATTATTTTACAGAATATAATTTGGTGTAATACCGGTTGAGCCGGTACAGCTGATATAAATCCGAAAAAATCTATTTCAAGGGGAAAATTTCAAAAAAATTTAATAATAACAATCTATTGTAAAATTTTATAGAATGAAAACAGAATCTATATTACAGAAATATGGTGAAAATATGGAATATCATTCCCCATATCAAGGATGCTCATATTTAGAATGTCAAAATATTATTCGGGGTAGATTCGCCGTCGCCATACTGCCTTTGAGAGAGAAGATCAGCAGGAAAACCAGGGAGGCAAACAGGTCAGGGGATAAGTTTAAAAAACTTGCGATCAAAATATTTCAGCAGCTGTCTGAGGTCATGACCGCGTTTCAGGATCTGCCCTTGGGCGGAGATCAGCGCATACGCCCCCTGTTTGCGCTCCAGCTTCGGGGTTTTGGTAATGCGGTACAATGGCCGTTCGCTGGCCCTCTGGAAGATGGCGAAACAGGCCTGTTCCTTTCCGGCCTGCATGGCGTAATCTTTCCAGTGGCCGGCCGAAACCATACGGCCATAGATATTCAGAATATGCTGCAATTCTTCGCGGGTGAAAAAAATCTGCTGCGGCGAGGAAGCGGCGGCGGCACCGCCGCCATGATGAAATGGAATGATCGTGGACGTCTCATCAACCATACCCTAAAGATGCGGCGAAACGGCCAGAATTGCAAGCCCTGAATAATGGCGCCATCATGACCATGACCGCCCATAGACACAGAACCGCCATTAGAGTGAATTGTGCATAGGCTGACACAATCCACTCTAGGATCAGGCCCCAACACAGGATTTGCCATAAAATTGCCGCGTTTCCATCTCACTCGCGCCCCAATCCGCCATTACTCTTAAAAATTGCTAAATCCCCTCTGCCAGTTATCCGGATTTTGATCATCTTTACTACCCCTTACACCCTGTCATCTTTCGGATAACTGGCTTCTTTTTTTCTCCTGTCATGTTAAGCTGATCTCCCTACGGCAGGTCTATATGAGATGGTATGAAGGAGAGTCCGCATGAAATTGTACGAACTGGTCGGCCAGGACCGTAGTCAGGGCTTCAGCCCCTATGTCTGGCGCATCAGAATGGCCCTGGCGCATAAGGGATTTGCGCCGGAACGGGTGCCGCTCACCTTCACGGAAATTCCGGACAAGCTTGCCTTTGCCAACGCCAAGACGGTGCCGGTTCTGGAGGACGGCGACCAGGTGGTGGTGGACAGCTGGAATATCGCCTGTTATCTGGAAGACACCTATCCGCACCAGCCCAGCCTGTTTGGCGGCGACACGGGACGCACGCTGGCCCGACATTTCAACATGTCCAGCATCTATCATCTCATGCTGCCGCTTTTTAGGGCCATTGTCGCAGACATCTTCGAGGTGATTGATGAAAAGGACCAGGACTATTTCCGCCAGAGTCGCGAATCCCGGCTCGGCCAGACGCTGGAGGAAATGCGGGCCCGCAAACCGGAAAACCTCAACATCTTTCGGACCAATCTCTGGCCCTATAACGCCACGCTGAAGGAATACGCTTTTCTGGCTGGGGACAAACCGGCATATGTGGATTATATCCTTTATGGTATTTTCCAATGGGCCCGATATTGCAGTCCCGATCCCCTTCTCGAAGAAGAAAGCCCCCTCTATAGCTGGCTGGAGCGCATGGATGAGCTGTTTGACGGGCTGGGCCAGACTCTGAAACGGCGCACCTGAGACAGAAATATGCTTTTTCAGCGGCGCTCTTGAAATTCCGCCCTGTTTGTCCATATCTGAAACACGACAGAAAAGGATCAACAGGGGTAAAAGTCACGATGACCACAGAAACACACAACACGGATAGTCAAACGGCCAACGCCGAAAAACACGGCTTCCAGGCAGAAGTTTCACGACTCCTGCATTTGATGGTGCATTCCGTTTACAGCGATCGGGAAATCTTCCTCAGAGAACTGATTTCCAACGCGTCTGACGCTTGCGACAAACTGCGTTACGAAAGCCAGACCAACAAGGACCTGCTGGGCGACGATACCGAATTTTCCATTACGGTACGCAGTGACAAGACCGGCAACCGCCTGATCGTCAGCGACAACGGCATCGGTATGAACCGGGAAGATCTGATTTCCCATCTGGGCACCATTGCCCGCTCCGGCACATCAGCCTTTCTGGAACAGCTCACCGGAGACACCAAAAAAGACCTGAACCTGATTGGTCAGTTCGGGGTCGGCTTTTATTCGGTGTTCATGGTGGCCGACAAGGTGACCGTGCTCAGCCGCAAGGCCGGAGAGGACAACGCCTGGACCTGGGAATCCGACGGTCTCGGGGAATATACGATCTCCTCCGCGGAAAAAGCCGGGCGGGGCACCGACATCATTATTGACCTGAAAGAGGACGCCAAGGAGTTTCTGGAAGAACATCGCCTCAGAAACATCATCAAAACCTATTCCGACCACATCGCCATCCCGATCAATCTGGTGAGCGAAAAAGACGGCAAGGAACATCAGGACAAGGTTAATGACGGCACGGCCCTGTGGGTCCGGCCCAAATCCGAAATTACGCAAGACCAGTACAAGGAATTCTATCATCATGTGGCCCATGCCTTTGATGATCCCTGGATGACCCTGCATTACCGGGCAGAGGGGGTCATTGAATATACCGTATTGATGTTTGTTCCCGGCCAGCGGCCCATGGACCTGTTTGACCCGGCCCGACGCCCCCGCACCAAACTGTATGTCAAGCGGGTGTTCATCACTGATGACTGTGAGGACCTTGTTCCGGGTTACCTGCGGTTTATGCGCGGCATTGTCGACAGCGAGGATCTGCCGCTGAACATCAGCCGCGAAATGCTGCAAAACAACCCGGTTATGAACAAAATCAGAAAGGCGCTGACCAATCGCATCCTGTCCGAACTGGAAAAGAAAGCGGAAAAGGATCCCGACGCCTATGCCACTTTCTGGAAAAATTTCGGCGCGGTGTTGAAAGAAGGCATATATGAGGATTTCGAACGCCGAGAGCAGCTTCTGAAACTGGCCCGGTTCGAAACCACCGCCGACAAGGGCCTGTCTTCTCTCAAGGAATATGTGGAGCGTATGAAAGACGGGCAGAACACCATTTATTACATTACCGGTGACGACCCGGAACGCATCAAACGCTCACCGCAACTGGAAGGATTCCGCGCCAAGGGGCTGGAAGTTCTGCTGCTCACCGACCCGGTGGATGACTTCTGGCTACAGATGGTGACCGAGTTTGACGGCAAAAAACTGCAGTCTGTCACCCGCGGCATGGCCGATCTGGATGAGGACAAGGATAAAAAGGACAAGGCGGACAAAAAGGAAACCAGGCCTGAACTTGAGGCTCTGGTCGGTGTGCTGAAAGCCAATCTGGGCGATGAGGTCAAGGACGTGCGCCTGTCCAAGCGTCTTACCGACAGCGCCGTATGCCTGATCGCAGATGACGGAGACATGGACATGCATCTGCAACGCCTGCTCAAGGCCCATAAGCAGATTGACCAGATGTCCAGCCGGGTTCTGGAGATCAACCCCGATCATGACCTGATCAAGGGCTTGGCAGCGCAGGCCACGGCGGACGGGGCTGCTGCCGCCCTCAAGGACGCCGCCCTGCTGCTTTTGGATCAGGCCCGCATCATGGAAGGCGAAACCCCGGCCGATCCGCTGGCATTTGCCCGGCGTCTCAGCGAGGTAATGAAAAAGGGGCTGCTTTAAGGGTGTTGCCCCGATGGAGTTCTACAAACCGGGTGGCCGGGAGAATATCCTCCTGGCCGCCCGCGCCTTGCGCCAAACTCCCGAACAAACAGTTGAACTCTTGTCCCACAAAACTTAAGTTATGAGAACAGTTTCCTAACAGTTTTGACAGCAGGTGCGGTTCATGCAGGCGTTATATTTTCTGATTGATACGGTTTTTACTCTTTATATCTGGGCGATCATTATTTCGATTGTGATCAGCTGGCTGGTGGCGTTTGGTATCATCAATACCCATAACCAATTTGTCTATAACATTTCCTATGCCCTGAACCGGATCACGGAACCCGCTCTGCGCCCCATTCGCAACCTGTTGCCGGATCTGGGCGGCATCGATATTTCCCCCATTATCCTGATTATTGCCTTGCAATTCCTTAAGGTGTTTATCTTACATGATATCCTGCTGCCGTTGATGTAGGGCAACAAGATGGCCACCTGGCTCCACCGCACCCCCACCGGCGTTCGGCTGGCCATCCGCCTCAACCCCAATGCCGCCCGCAATGATCTGGGCCCCCTGGAACGTCGTGCCGACGGCAGCTGGCATCTCAAGGCGCGGGTTACAACCGCCCCCGAAGGGGGGCGGGCCAATGCGGCGTTGATGAAACTCCTGGCCAAAACCTTCCGTCTGCCCGTCAGCAAGATTTCAGTTGCATCCGGCGCGACAAACCGTAATAAACAGATCGACATTGAGGGCGACCCGGAGGCGCTCCACACCCTGTTCAACAACTGGATAAAGGATCGGTTCCCGTGACTGCAGATATCATCGATGGCAAGGCCTTTGCCGCGCGGCTGAAAGAGAATGTCGCCCAGCAGGTGGCACATCTTAAGGAACAACACAATCTTACCCCCGGTCTTGCCGTGGTCATTGTGGGCGAAGACCCGGCCAGTCAGATTTATGTCCGTAACAAAAACAAATCCACCCGCGAAGCTGGCATGAACAGTTTTGAACACAGGCTGCCGGCGGAAACCACTCAGGAAGAGCTTCTGGCTCTGGTGGACACACTGAACAACGATCCTGCGGTTCATGGCATTCTGGTGCAGCTTCCCCTGCCCGGTCATATCGAGGAAAATGCCGTGATCGACGCCATCAGCCCTGCCAAGGATGTAGACGGCTTCCATGTGATCAATGCCGGTCTGCTGGCGACTGGGGGCAACGCCATGATTCCCTGCACGCCGCTGGGTTGCCTGTTGATGCTGAAGGACCGGCTGGGTGACCTTTCCGGTCTGGAAGCCGTGGTGATCGGCCGCTCCAATATTGTGGGCAAACCCATGGCGCAGCTTTTGCTGAAGGAAAACTGCACCGTCACCGTGGCCCACAGCCGCACCCGGGACCTACCCCAGGTGATCGGACGGGCCGACATCGTGGTCGCCGCGGTGGGACGGCCGGAAATGATTCAGGGGGAATGGATCAAGGAAGGCGCCACCGTGATTGACGTGGGCATTAACCGGTTGAGCAGCCCAGATGGCAAAAATCGCCTGGTAGGGGATGTGGAGTTCGAGGGAGCCCGAACCCGCGCTGGCGCCATCACCCCGGTCCCTGGCGGCGTGGGCCCCATGACCATTGCCTGCCTGCTCAAAAACACCGTGACTGCCGCCTGCCGGCAACATGGCGTTACGGAACCGGAGGTCTGAACCTGATGCTGGAGACCTTTCTCGCAGCCTTCATTACGTTGTTTGTGGTGATTGACCCGCCGGGCATCGCGCCCGTCTTTGCGGTCATGACCAGCGGCACGGACGCCGCGTACAAGCGAAAAATGGTCTTCAAGGCGACGCTGACCGCCGCCGTGATTCTGCTGCTGTTTGCCTTTCTTGGCAAAAGCCTGCTCAGCGCGCTGGGCATCAGCATGTCCGCCTTCCGGACTGCGGGCGGTTTTCTCCTGTTTCTGATCGCCATGGAAATGGTGTTTGAAAAACGCACTGAACGACGTGAAAAAAAGGCCGAGCCCGACCGGTTTTATGATGCGCTGGAAGAAGATCCCGACGATATTTCCGTCTTTCCACTGGCAATCCCCTTTCTATCGGGCCCCGGCAGCATCGCCACCATCATGCTGCTGATGAGCGAGAACCACGGCCATTATCTGGACCAGGCGCTGATTATCGGCGCGCTGCTGGCCACACTGCTGTCTGCCGTGGTAATCCTGCTGCTGGCCAGCCGTATCATTGAATTTCTGGGCCATACCGTCGCCAATGCGGTCACCCGTATTCTCGGCGTCATCCTCGCCGCCCTGGCCACACAATATATGTTTGACGGCATTCGCACCGCCTTTTTTGCAGCATAAATAAAAGACGAAAAATTAGCGCATAAGACAAAACTGCCTTTTGAAATGCGCTAACTTTAGGTTTCTCCTTTGTCTCCTCCTTCTTAAAAATTTTAAATAAATGTTATTTTACAATATGTTATAATTTTCTTCAAAAAACTGGCACGTCTCCTGCATTTGATAAGGCAACACGAAAGACACACCAACGTTTCGCATAATGCCAAGGAGATGTACTAATGGAAATCTGGACCCTGATCAGAAGCACCAAAAAATCCGACACCCCCGCGTCAAAAGCTGTCCCGTTGAATGACCGCCATGGCCGCCGGCTGCGCCGCTGGCGGCGGGCCGCCCTTATCGCGGCCTGACCCCCTCACCCTCACCTGATCTCTTCCGCCCGGCCGCTGTGCCGGGCTTTTTTTGTCTTGCGCAAATCGTTGTTTTTTGCTGACAAACCCCCTAAAGCGGCGTATGTGTTGAGGCCTTTTTACTAGAGTGAATTGTAAATAGGTTGGCTCAATTCACTCTAAAATACCACCACCATGACAGGACTGCCGGACATGCCGAGTGACAACTGGTTCAGGGATCGACTCAAACGACAGCTTAGCGAGCTGCTTCGTCTGTCTTTTCCTATCGTTCTGCAACGCCTTGGCATCATGTTGATGGGCATTGTAGACGTGATCATGGTCGGCCGGTATTCGGCGGAAGAACTGGCCTATGCCGGCATTGCCAATGTGCCGGCCTCGACCGTGATTGTGATCGGCATCGGCCTGCTCATGGGGGTGATGGTGCTGTCCTCCAATGCCCTTGGGGCGCAGCGCTACCGGGAATGTGGGCGAATCTGGCAGCGGGGCATGGTCTATGGTTTGGGCCTGGGAATATTGGCCGCGGGCATTTGTCTCGCCGGTGAAGAGATTCTTCTGATGTTGAATCAGGCCCCGGAACTGGCCCGCGGCGGGGGTGCGGTGCTGAAGGTACTGGCTCTGGGTATGCCGCTGATCTGTTTGATGCTGGTGTGCAGCTTCTTTCTGGAAGGCATCGGACGGCCCCTGCCTGGCATGATTTTCATGATATTGGCCAATCTCCTGAACATTTTCCTGAACTGGGTGTTTGTCTATGGACATCTGGGCTTCGACCCCATGGGAGCCGTGGGCTCCGCCTGGGCTACCACCAGCGTCCGCCTGTTTCTGGTCGTGGCCCTGGTCAGTTATATCCTGACCATGAAAGACGCGGATCAGTTTGGCATCCGCCAAAAGGTAGATCTGACGTGGCGCAAATGGAAACGTCTGCGCCATATCGGATATGGCGCGGGTCTGACCAACGGTGCGGAGCATCTGGGGTTTGTGGTACTCAGCATTTTTGCCGGCTGGATCGGTACCATCGCCCTTGGTGCCACCACCATTGCCCTGAACATTTTGGGCTTGCCTTTCATGATGTCGGTCGGCATTGCAGGGGCGACTGCCGTACGTGTGGGACTGGCACACGGTCGGCGGGACTGTCGCGACATGATGTTGGCGGGCACCGCGGGGCTGGGCCTCAACATCCTGGTCATTTTTCCCGTGGCGCTTGTGATGGGGATCTTCGCCCCGACGCTTGCCCTCCTGTTCAGCACTGAGGCGGAACTGATCCGAGAACTGATTCCGCTGGTGGGACTGGTCAGCTGGTTATTGGTGTTCGATACCAGTCAAGCGGTGATGGGCAATGCGTTGCGTGGACGCCAGGACATCTGGTTTCCCACACTGATCTATATATTTGCCTATAATGTGGTACAGATTCCATTGGTCTGGGTGCTGGCGTTCCCGCTAGGCCATGGCACAAGGGGACTGTTTGAAGGCATTATTTATACCAGCATTCTATCCTTTATTTTGCTCAGTTCGCGCTTTTTTTATCTGTCGCATGCGGATTTACAACGGGAAAAACACCAAGCACTTCCCTAGAACACAAGAATTTCCTTTTGCCGGATAAGAAATCGCCTTAGGATATGGCCGAAAATTAGGGAACTGTCCCTGGATCATCAACTGACCAAAACGTGTTTGTGGAGTATGCTGTATCTTCGTTCGATCTGTTTTAACACCTTTTTCTGGACGGGAACGCCGTTATGGATTCTCTTTGTCCTGATGCCCCTGATGTTTTGCAACACCGACCAACCCATGCGCCGGGCCATTCGCGTCTGGCTGCGTTTCGTGATCCGCATGCTGGATCTGATCGCCGGCATTCGGGTGGAAGAGCGCGGGGTTGAACACCTGCCCCGGGACCAGGGTTTTCTTCTGTGCTGCAAACATATGAGCAATCTGGACGCCTTTGTGCTCTTCAACCGGCTACCCGATCTGACGGCTTTGGGCAAAAAGGAACTGTTTCGGGTGCCCTTGCTCGGTCAGGTGCTGAAGAAACTCAACATTATCTCAATCGACCGCCAGTCCGGCACCGCCCATAAAATCACCCCGCAAGTAGCCCAACAGATCAAAAACCAGAAAAAACCCCTATTAGTCTATCCCGAAGGCACTCGGACACTTGTTGGGGAACGACGCAAGCTGAAAAGCGGTGCTTTTTACATGCAGCAAGAAGCGGACTTGCCGGTGATCACTGTCGCCACCAATTCGGGCCAGCACTGGATGAAACGCAATTTCCGCAAATATCCGGGAACCGTGGTGGTCGAATATCAGCCAGCCCTGCCGCGCGGGCTGAGCAAGGATGACTTCATGAAGCGCCTTGAAAAAAATATTCTGGACCGCAGCGAGGAACTGATGGGGCTGCGTCCGCCATCAAAAGAAGCCTAAAAGAATCAAGAGAAGCGTAAAAAAGCGCCGGGGTGAACATCACTCCGGCGTTTGGTTTCAGCGCTTGGTTGCAACGTTGGGGGTCAGACCCCGGACCGCATAAAGGCGGCCCGGGTTTTGCTTTTAATAATTATAGGTGATGGTCAGACCATAGGTGCGCGGATCGCCATAGGTGGCAAAGGCAATACGGCTGCCGCGCTGGGAGAAGATATGGGTGACATAATCCTCATCCGTCAGGTTTTTCACCCAGGCCGCCACATTCCAATGATTATCCGCCGAAGTCCAGCCCAGCCGGGCATCAAAAATGTCATAGGCCGGGATAATGGTGATCGGATTGTTGTTGGGATCATAAAAGCTGAGGCTCTGATAGCGGTAGCTCAGCTTGGCGGACAGTTCGCTGCCGTCTTCCAGCTGGTGGGTGTATTTCCCATAGAGCGACAGCATGTGTTCCGGCGCCTGACGCAACCGGTTGCCGGAGAAATCCCCGCCGCCGGACACATCCGGCGTGCCGTCAAACTCGGTATATTCCGCATCCAGGTAAGAATAGCTGCCGCCCATCTCCAGCCCTTCGGTAAGCAGGGCAGTGAATTCCAGCTCAATCCCCTTGATTTCCGCAGACCCGGCATTTTCGGTGATGAATTCGCCAAAGGTGCCGCCCTGCGGCTGGAAGAAGCGGGTCACCTGAAGATCTTTGTAATCGGTATAGAACCCGGCCAGGTTAAGCCGCAGACGGTTGTCCCAAAGCTGGGTTTTGATGCCGATTTCATAGTTGGTGGCGGTTTCATTGTCGAACGGCGTTGTCGCCCGCTCGGCCGTTGACGCCGAACCGGTGAAGCCGCCGGCTTTAAAACCGGTCGCCACGCTGGCATAGGCGAGGGAGTTGTCATCAAACTTCCAGTCCGCCACCAGACGCCAAGACACATTATCCCAGTCTTCCGAAGCCGCGACCTTATCGAAATCCTGCAGCAACAGCCCAATGCCGGACGTGACATCCGCCGCGGCCGTCATTTCCTTTTCCTCATAGGAATAACGGATGCCGCCGCGAACCGTCAACTGTTCAGAAACATCATAAGAGGCATCCGCATAAGCGGCGTAACTGTTGGATTCGTTGGTCTGAATAGAAGCCATGGCGCTCGGGAACTGCTCTCCGTTAATTTCCAGGCCAATAGACGGAAAGAAGAAACTTTCCGTCCGGTCCACTTCTTCATGAGAATAGAAAAGACCGGCCACCCAGTTGAATTTTTCACCACTGTTGGACAGCAGACGGAATTCCTGGGTGATCTGTTCTGTCGTTTCGATGGCCGCGTCATTCACGTCAAAGGCGAAACCGGAAGACGCCGGCGCCAGGAAGTTGGCCGGGCTGACATTCAGCGGCACAAAGGCACTTGACGGCGGTAGGCCCTCGGAATCTTCCAACCAATCGAAGGTGCTTTCCCGATAGGCGGAAATGGACATGAAAGTGACACTGTCCCCGTCCCAGGTAACTTTCATGTTATACCCTTCTACGTCCCGTTCGGTGAACCCTTCGGTATCAGACAGGGTGGTATGCGGATCACCCGCGCCGCCCAAAGCTTCATTGACGGCAATCGGATCAGAGGCACAGCCACAGTCGTGCAGCGGCCCGGCGGAGCCAAACGGCTCACGATTGGAGGCGCCCATATTATCATCCGCGCCGTCGGCGGTCAGCATCACTTCCAGTTTTTCGGTCGGCAACCAGCGCAGCGTCGCCCGGTAGGCGAAGGTGTTGCTTTCGCCCCATTGTTCCCCGAAATGCTCGGATCCCTGTAACACATTGGTCAGGTAACCGTCATGGCTGCGGCGGCTGAAAGAGAATTTTCCGAACAGGTTTTCGGCAATCTGGCCGCTGAGCATGGCCCCCGTGTCAAACCGGCCGTAATTGCCCACAGTCTGACGGATGCGCAATTCGGTTTCTTCGGTCGGTTTGCTGGTCACAAAGTTAATCGCCCCGCCAATGGTGTTTTTCCCGTACAACGTGCCCTGTGGACCGCGCAACACCTCGACCCGCTCCAGGTCGAAAATATCAAACACCTGGGCTGTGCGCGCCGCGATATAAACATCATCCACGGACACCACGGTGGAATCACTGGCGGAGGCACCGTCTTCCTTGGTGCCAATACCGCGAATGGCGATTTCTGGCTGCCCCACGCTGAAGGCGGCAAAGGCCAGACCCGGCGTGCGGTTGCCGATGTCCTGAAGATTGGAAATATCGTCCTCACGCAGCTGATCACCGCCAATGGCGGTAATGGCGATCGGAATATCCTGCAGGCTTTCGGCCCGTTTCTGGGCGGTGACGGTTATTTCCTCAAGCACAAGGGCTTCTTCTTCAGCGCCTTGAGCAAAAGAGAGGGGCAGCAGAGCCGCCGCAAGGGCAATAACAGAAGTTGTCGTCGTTAATTTTCTGATCATAAGTAGCCTCCCAAATGGCATTGAACACAGTACCGGTCCGCTCATTTCAGCTGGCGGAATCTTTCGGCATCACGGGTTCAACGTACCGGTTTAAAAACCCCTCAATATTTTTTTAATAAATTTAACAATTGTTCGGATAATTCGGTCCCGCACGGAACGGTTTACTGAAAATTATAGGTGAACGTCACCCCATAGGTGCGCGGCTCGCCAAACAGGGCATAATCATTGCCCCCAAGAATATAGAGATGAGAAATATATTCCTCATCCAGAAGATTTTTGGCCCAAAGAGTAATTTCCCAGTCACCTTCCGCCTGCTCATACGCGACAGATGCATCCAGAATGTCAAAAGCCGGTTGGTTGGTCACCCGGTTGTCGGGTTCGCGAAAACTTTCATCCTGATAGCGGTATTCGGCCCTGAACCGTAAACGCCCTTCGCCCAGGGGCCGTTCATAATATACCCCGATATCAAAACTGTTTTCCGGTGCCTGAC from the Luteithermobacter gelatinilyticus genome contains:
- a CDS encoding TonB-dependent receptor, producing MIRKLTTTTSVIALAAALLPLSFAQGAEEEALVLEEITVTAQKRAESLQDIPIAITAIGGDQLREDDISNLQDIGNRTPGLAFAAFSVGQPEIAIRGIGTKEDGASASDSTVVSVDDVYIAARTAQVFDIFDLERVEVLRGPQGTLYGKNTIGGAINFVTSKPTEETELRIRQTVGNYGRFDTGAMLSGQIAENLFGKFSFSRRSHDGYLTNVLQGSEHFGEQWGESNTFAYRATLRWLPTEKLEVMLTADGADDNMGASNREPFGSAGPLHDCGCASDPIAVNEALGGAGDPHTTLSDTEGFTERDVEGYNMKVTWDGDSVTFMSISAYRESTFDWLEDSEGLPPSSAFVPLNVSPANFLAPASSGFAFDVNDAAIETTEQITQEFRLLSNSGEKFNWVAGLFYSHEEVDRTESFFFPSIGLEINGEQFPSAMASIQTNESNSYAAYADASYDVSEQLTVRGGIRYSYEEKEMTAAADVTSGIGLLLQDFDKVAASEDWDNVSWRLVADWKFDDNSLAYASVATGFKAGGFTGSASTAERATTPFDNETATNYEIGIKTQLWDNRLRLNLAGFYTDYKDLQVTRFFQPQGGTFGEFITENAGSAEIKGIELEFTALLTEGLEMGGSYSYLDAEYTEFDGTPDVSGGGDFSGNRLRQAPEHMLSLYGKYTHQLEDGSELSAKLSYRYQSLSFYDPNNNPITIIPAYDIFDARLGWTSADNHWNVAAWVKNLTDEDYVTHIFSQRGSRIAFATYGDPRTYGLTITYNY
- a CDS encoding glutathione S-transferase N-terminal domain-containing protein; the protein is MKLYELVGQDRSQGFSPYVWRIRMALAHKGFAPERVPLTFTEIPDKLAFANAKTVPVLEDGDQVVVDSWNIACYLEDTYPHQPSLFGGDTGRTLARHFNMSSIYHLMLPLFRAIVADIFEVIDEKDQDYFRQSRESRLGQTLEEMRARKPENLNIFRTNLWPYNATLKEYAFLAGDKPAYVDYILYGIFQWARYCSPDPLLEEESPLYSWLERMDELFDGLGQTLKRRT
- a CDS encoding DUF167 family protein, which codes for MATWLHRTPTGVRLAIRLNPNAARNDLGPLERRADGSWHLKARVTTAPEGGRANAALMKLLAKTFRLPVSKISVASGATNRNKQIDIEGDPEALHTLFNNWIKDRFP
- the folD gene encoding bifunctional methylenetetrahydrofolate dehydrogenase/methenyltetrahydrofolate cyclohydrolase FolD; protein product: MTADIIDGKAFAARLKENVAQQVAHLKEQHNLTPGLAVVIVGEDPASQIYVRNKNKSTREAGMNSFEHRLPAETTQEELLALVDTLNNDPAVHGILVQLPLPGHIEENAVIDAISPAKDVDGFHVINAGLLATGGNAMIPCTPLGCLLMLKDRLGDLSGLEAVVIGRSNIVGKPMAQLLLKENCTVTVAHSRTRDLPQVIGRADIVVAAVGRPEMIQGEWIKEGATVIDVGINRLSSPDGKNRLVGDVEFEGARTRAGAITPVPGGVGPMTIACLLKNTVTAACRQHGVTEPEV
- the htpG gene encoding molecular chaperone HtpG; the protein is MTTETHNTDSQTANAEKHGFQAEVSRLLHLMVHSVYSDREIFLRELISNASDACDKLRYESQTNKDLLGDDTEFSITVRSDKTGNRLIVSDNGIGMNREDLISHLGTIARSGTSAFLEQLTGDTKKDLNLIGQFGVGFYSVFMVADKVTVLSRKAGEDNAWTWESDGLGEYTISSAEKAGRGTDIIIDLKEDAKEFLEEHRLRNIIKTYSDHIAIPINLVSEKDGKEHQDKVNDGTALWVRPKSEITQDQYKEFYHHVAHAFDDPWMTLHYRAEGVIEYTVLMFVPGQRPMDLFDPARRPRTKLYVKRVFITDDCEDLVPGYLRFMRGIVDSEDLPLNISREMLQNNPVMNKIRKALTNRILSELEKKAEKDPDAYATFWKNFGAVLKEGIYEDFERREQLLKLARFETTADKGLSSLKEYVERMKDGQNTIYYITGDDPERIKRSPQLEGFRAKGLEVLLLTDPVDDFWLQMVTEFDGKKLQSVTRGMADLDEDKDKKDKADKKETRPELEALVGVLKANLGDEVKDVRLSKRLTDSAVCLIADDGDMDMHLQRLLKAHKQIDQMSSRVLEINPDHDLIKGLAAQATADGAAAALKDAALLLLDQARIMEGETPADPLAFARRLSEVMKKGLL
- a CDS encoding lysophospholipid acyltransferase family protein; the protein is MLYLRSICFNTFFWTGTPLWILFVLMPLMFCNTDQPMRRAIRVWLRFVIRMLDLIAGIRVEERGVEHLPRDQGFLLCCKHMSNLDAFVLFNRLPDLTALGKKELFRVPLLGQVLKKLNIISIDRQSGTAHKITPQVAQQIKNQKKPLLVYPEGTRTLVGERRKLKSGAFYMQQEADLPVITVATNSGQHWMKRNFRKYPGTVVVEYQPALPRGLSKDDFMKRLEKNILDRSEELMGLRPPSKEA
- a CDS encoding YggT family protein, whose amino-acid sequence is MQALYFLIDTVFTLYIWAIIISIVISWLVAFGIINTHNQFVYNISYALNRITEPALRPIRNLLPDLGGIDISPIILIIALQFLKVFILHDILLPLM
- a CDS encoding DUF2794 domain-containing protein; this encodes MVDETSTIIPFHHGGGAAAASSPQQIFFTREELQHILNIYGRMVSAGHWKDYAMQAGKEQACFAIFQRASERPLYRITKTPKLERKQGAYALISAQGQILKRGHDLRQLLKYFDRKFFKLIP
- a CDS encoding MATE family efflux transporter, with protein sequence MPSDNWFRDRLKRQLSELLRLSFPIVLQRLGIMLMGIVDVIMVGRYSAEELAYAGIANVPASTVIVIGIGLLMGVMVLSSNALGAQRYRECGRIWQRGMVYGLGLGILAAGICLAGEEILLMLNQAPELARGGGAVLKVLALGMPLICLMLVCSFFLEGIGRPLPGMIFMILANLLNIFLNWVFVYGHLGFDPMGAVGSAWATTSVRLFLVVALVSYILTMKDADQFGIRQKVDLTWRKWKRLRHIGYGAGLTNGAEHLGFVVLSIFAGWIGTIALGATTIALNILGLPFMMSVGIAGATAVRVGLAHGRRDCRDMMLAGTAGLGLNILVIFPVALVMGIFAPTLALLFSTEAELIRELIPLVGLVSWLLVFDTSQAVMGNALRGRQDIWFPTLIYIFAYNVVQIPLVWVLAFPLGHGTRGLFEGIIYTSILSFILLSSRFFYLSHADLQREKHQALP
- a CDS encoding MarC family protein; this encodes MLETFLAAFITLFVVIDPPGIAPVFAVMTSGTDAAYKRKMVFKATLTAAVILLLFAFLGKSLLSALGISMSAFRTAGGFLLFLIAMEMVFEKRTERREKKAEPDRFYDALEEDPDDISVFPLAIPFLSGPGSIATIMLLMSENHGHYLDQALIIGALLATLLSAVVILLLASRIIEFLGHTVANAVTRILGVILAALATQYMFDGIRTAFFAA